In the genome of Microcoleus vaginatus PCC 9802, the window ACAGTTTGATATGTTTCTTGGATGCGATCGCCTATTTCCACCGCACTAAACTGATAAACTGGATCGCAAGAAATTACCTTTTTACCTTGGCGAGTCATTTCGGCATTGAAACTCGCCGGGCCGCCCGCACAATCCAGAATTGCTAGCTTGAGGTCACTTGATGTCAAGCTAAACATTCCTATGTATTCATCCAAGCAGCGTCCCCAGGGAATTACTTTATCCAATTTTAGTGACACTTGTCTTTGTCCCGCAGATAGAATTATCTAATATTTTACCTCAAATCAGGGCGGTTTTTTCCTATCGCCTTTCGGTGGCGGGTTGATTTGTATCCCGATTTATGTATGAAGAATTTTGCTCAAACGAGATCCTAATCCTGAGAACAGTTGGCGGGCTTTACAGTTTCTTTACAAACAAGGTGCACAATAGTTAAGTGCGATCGCACAATTTTTATGATTCCACCTGTGGATTTTGCAGCGAAGCGAGGCTACACTAAACAGCAGGGAAAATAAACTAAAATCAGCTAGCTAAATTGCTCTCGTTCATTGGCAGGTTGCAACCAGGAAAGAAAGATGAAACATACCGTTCAAACCGCTACAAGTCTGAGTTTGTCAGCACTCCTGGCGCTATTGAGCTCGCTGCCCAGTATAGCTCAGTTGCCTGCCGTCAGAACTCCTGGAGCCACTCCTACCCCAAACCGGCCGAGAGTACCGCCGCCACCTCTTCCGGGTTCGAGTTTGCCACCGAGCGGCAATTCTGGTTCGGTGACACAAGAAGCAGCTTATACTTTAGGATCGGGCGATCGCATTGCTTTAGAGATCTTCGGCGTCCCTGAATTCAGCAGAGAATATCAAGTGTTAGTTGACGGGACGCTCAATTTGCCAATCATTCGCAGCGTCTCCATTCAAGGGTTGACGCTGGAACAAGCCGCTAACGTAATTACCAGGCGATACGAACCCTTCATCAATGTTCCCGTTGTTACCGTGACTCTGATGGTCGCTCGCCCCCTAAATATAGGTCTTGCGGGTGAAGTTACTCGCCCGGGTTCCTACAAGATTAATCCCACTAGAGAAGGAGGAGGAGTAAAATTCCCGACTTTGATGGAAATGCTGCAACTTGCACAAGGGGTGACATCAGCAGGAGATATGCGAAATGTCCAAATTCGCCGTCCCCGCAGAGGCGGGCCGGAGCAAGTTACTACTGTAGATTTGCAGGATTTTTTAGAGACGGGAAATTTGCGTCAAGACGTTACCATTCGAGATGGAGATACAATTTTTGTACCGACAGCCAGGGCCCTGAATACTCAAGAAGTTCGTCAAAGAGCCAGTGCTAATTTTTCCGCTGATATTACTAAACCAATTGGCGTAGTAATTGTCGGGGAAGTGAACCGGCCAGGGCCTTATACTGTATTTGCTTCGGATGTGCGATCGAGCAACCAACAAACAGAGTTGAGTTTTGTATCTATCGACCAACAGCAAGGAGCAGTTGTGGGCTTACCAACGATAACTAGAGCACTGAAGATTGCTGGCGGTATTACGACCGAAGCTGACATTCGCCGCGTGCAAATCCGCCGCCGAGTCAGAGGTGGCAACGAACAAACTATCATGGTAAATCTGTGGGATTTGCTGCAAAAAGGCGACACAACTCAAGATATTTTGCTGCAAGAAGGAGATAGCGTAATTATCCCGACTGCGGCTACTGTAGACTTGGCTGAAGTTTCTCAAGTGGCAAATAGCAGTTTTTCTCCGAACGCGATTAGCATCAATATTGTAGGAGAAGTAATTAGGCCTGGGGCTTTGCAGGTGCGGCCTAGTACATCCCTGCACCAAGCTTTGCTGACCGCAGGCAGTTTCAATCAATTGCGAGCTAAAAAAGACAAGGTAGAACTATTGCGTTTGAACCCCAA includes:
- a CDS encoding sugar transporter, encoding MKHTVQTATSLSLSALLALLSSLPSIAQLPAVRTPGATPTPNRPRVPPPPLPGSSLPPSGNSGSVTQEAAYTLGSGDRIALEIFGVPEFSREYQVLVDGTLNLPIIRSVSIQGLTLEQAANVITRRYEPFINVPVVTVTLMVARPLNIGLAGEVTRPGSYKINPTREGGGVKFPTLMEMLQLAQGVTSAGDMRNVQIRRPRRGGPEQVTTVDLQDFLETGNLRQDVTIRDGDTIFVPTARALNTQEVRQRASANFSADITKPIGVVIVGEVNRPGPYTVFASDVRSSNQQTELSFVSIDQQQGAVVGLPTITRALKIAGGITTEADIRRVQIRRRVRGGNEQTIMVNLWDLLQKGDTTQDILLQEGDSVIIPTAATVDLAEVSQVANSSFSPNAISINIVGEVIRPGALQVRPSTSLHQALLTAGSFNQLRAKKDKVELLRLNPNGTVSRRTIEVDFAQGLNPNNNPTLRNNDVILVARSGYTRVADNINRFLQPIAGAATGISAVSGVFTGFQATINAFQNLFLGGDFERRNQLRQIREQRQDRQEQREDRLLERELERQDRLEQAEDRRLQLEDRRLELEDRQRQIDLENRQIQIQEQQLLLQNQPQQMQPQQIQPTTP